A window of the Mucilaginibacter sp. cycad4 genome harbors these coding sequences:
- a CDS encoding aspartate aminotransferase family protein, whose amino-acid sequence MPTLRQLFLANNAQTTNFPLLLEFERAEGIYMYNAEGKPYIDLISGIGVSSLGHSNPYVIDAIKQQVDKYMHLMVYGEYVQTPQVRFAEKLVSVLPDNLQSVYFTNSGAEAVEGALKLAKRFTGRQQVVACLNSYHGSTHGALSVMGNEEFKQAYRPLLPGVNFIRFNNPEDLLLITEETACVIIETIQGEAGIRVPDFAYMQALRARCTETGTLLILDEIQAAFGRTGKLFAFEHFDIVPDILLLAKALGGGMPIGAFISSNQIMDALKENPILGHITTFGGHPVCCAAGLAALEFLLDNDLVSGVAEKEALFRDLLVHPAIQKVRGKGLMMAIELENFDLNKKIIDRCIENGVITDWFLHCSNSMRLAPPLIITHDEIRKACGVIIEAIDFYTNK is encoded by the coding sequence ATGCCAACTCTTCGCCAGCTTTTTTTAGCCAACAATGCACAAACTACCAATTTTCCTTTGTTGCTTGAATTTGAGCGCGCCGAGGGTATTTATATGTACAATGCGGAGGGCAAACCCTATATCGACCTGATCTCAGGCATCGGGGTAAGCAGTCTTGGGCATAGTAATCCTTATGTTATTGATGCGATAAAGCAGCAGGTTGATAAATATATGCACCTGATGGTTTACGGCGAGTATGTACAAACCCCACAAGTGCGCTTTGCCGAAAAACTTGTTTCGGTATTGCCAGATAATCTGCAGTCGGTATATTTTACCAACTCGGGTGCCGAAGCTGTAGAGGGGGCATTAAAGCTTGCCAAGCGTTTTACGGGCAGGCAGCAGGTTGTGGCTTGCCTTAACTCATATCATGGCAGCACACATGGCGCATTGAGCGTTATGGGCAATGAGGAGTTTAAGCAGGCTTATCGTCCGTTACTGCCGGGAGTAAATTTCATCCGTTTTAATAACCCGGAAGATCTTTTGCTGATAACTGAAGAAACGGCCTGTGTGATCATCGAAACCATCCAGGGCGAGGCAGGCATCCGTGTACCTGATTTTGCTTATATGCAGGCTTTACGCGCCCGTTGTACCGAAACCGGTACGCTGTTGATATTAGATGAAATCCAGGCAGCGTTCGGACGTACAGGGAAGCTCTTCGCGTTTGAGCATTTTGATATTGTACCTGATATTTTATTATTAGCGAAAGCTTTGGGTGGCGGTATGCCGATAGGCGCATTTATTTCATCAAACCAAATCATGGATGCGTTAAAGGAAAACCCGATCCTTGGTCATATCACTACCTTTGGCGGGCACCCTGTATGCTGCGCGGCAGGTTTAGCGGCACTGGAGTTTCTGCTGGATAACGACCTGGTATCCGGCGTAGCCGAAAAGGAAGCTTTGTTTCGTGATTTGCTTGTACACCCTGCTATACAAAAGGTACGCGGCAAAGGCCTTATGATGGCCATCGAACTGGAAAACTTCGACCTTAATAAAAAAATAATTGACCGCTGTATTGAAAACGGTGTAATAACCGACTGGTTTTTACATTGCAGCAACTCCATGCGTTTGGCCCCGCCCCTGATCATTACCCATGACGAGATCAGGAAAGCTTGTGGTGTAATTATAGAAGCGATTGATTTCTACACCAACAAATAA
- a CDS encoding glycosyltransferase, with protein sequence MKIAYISTYPPRECGLATFNNNLMRAISSNFPERQTLAQNGFIVALNDSENLQEYEYPEEVKYIIRQNHQKDYIRAANYINTSNADVCIMEHEFGIYGGESGIYILPLINRLEKPLISILHTVLKDPSYVQRIIIREIAEQSSKVVVMSKRAVDFLTNIYEIPADKIQIIEHGVPDVEAPAENPVKSLSSFKNKRVMLTFGLLSRNKGLETVIKALPKIVEKHPDVMYVVLGNTHPGVIKSSGEEYRDHLKSLAAQLGVSKNLAFIAKFVSEEELVNYLTACEIYVTPYLNEAQITSGTLSYAVGAGAAVVSTPYWHATELLADKRGRLFDFKNSEALADTVIELLDQDRVLNELKENAYEYGLHLRWPVIGAEFIKVARESLVRFDFSDKILRNSIVDPEILPKFSLTHVLRLTDDTGIVQHAKYGIPNLKEGYCLDDNARALIMALMAYQRNGSREAFELLPIYLSYIHYMQTDDGNFRNFLSFDRRYLDEIGSEDSFGRTIWALGHLIGCAASNSYREFALEIFHKSVPHFAALKHLRGVANTIIGISLYLQVYPTDEGMVKILANLTQPLIDAYNNTQSDDWQWFEEKMTYDNAILPLALLHSCEITGNEEAKKIAMATMAFLDQLTLSNGYLSPVGNDGWYYRGGTFPTFDQQAIETMAMVLMHFQAYQIFRIPQYIEKMFLSYKWFLGENTLRAPLYDHETKGCCDGLLPGGINRNQGAESTLAYLISHLTVLKAFELEYEYNKYGQKMQIC encoded by the coding sequence ATGAAAATAGCATATATATCAACCTATCCCCCCCGCGAATGCGGTCTTGCAACATTTAATAATAATTTGATGCGTGCCATCAGTTCAAATTTTCCCGAAAGGCAAACCCTGGCGCAAAACGGTTTTATTGTGGCACTTAATGATTCGGAAAACCTGCAGGAATATGAATACCCGGAGGAAGTTAAATATATTATTCGCCAAAACCATCAGAAAGATTATATCCGTGCGGCCAATTATATCAACACCAGTAATGCCGATGTATGTATTATGGAGCACGAGTTTGGCATATACGGCGGCGAAAGCGGCATTTATATTTTGCCGCTGATCAATCGTCTCGAAAAACCGCTGATCTCAATTTTACATACGGTATTGAAAGATCCGAGTTATGTGCAGCGCATCATCATCCGTGAAATTGCCGAGCAATCATCAAAGGTTGTGGTGATGAGCAAACGTGCTGTAGATTTCCTGACCAATATTTATGAGATCCCTGCCGATAAGATCCAGATCATAGAGCATGGCGTTCCTGATGTGGAAGCCCCTGCCGAGAACCCGGTGAAAAGCTTGTCGTCATTTAAAAACAAGAGGGTAATGTTAACCTTTGGTTTACTAAGCCGCAATAAAGGTTTGGAAACTGTGATAAAAGCATTGCCTAAAATAGTGGAGAAACACCCTGATGTGATGTACGTGGTATTAGGCAATACACATCCCGGGGTTATTAAAAGCTCGGGCGAGGAATACCGCGATCATTTGAAATCGCTTGCAGCGCAGTTAGGGGTTTCGAAGAACCTGGCATTTATTGCCAAGTTTGTTTCTGAAGAGGAATTGGTAAACTACCTAACAGCTTGTGAAATCTATGTTACTCCATACCTCAATGAAGCACAGATCACCAGTGGTACGCTATCATACGCCGTAGGTGCAGGCGCGGCTGTAGTATCAACCCCATACTGGCATGCTACGGAATTGCTGGCCGATAAACGCGGCAGGTTATTTGACTTTAAAAATTCGGAAGCACTGGCCGATACAGTTATCGAATTGCTTGACCAGGACCGTGTGCTGAACGAGCTGAAGGAAAATGCTTACGAATATGGCTTGCATTTGCGCTGGCCAGTTATAGGCGCCGAATTTATTAAAGTGGCCCGGGAATCATTGGTACGGTTTGATTTCAGCGATAAAATCCTCCGCAACAGCATTGTTGATCCGGAGATCCTGCCAAAATTCAGCTTAACCCACGTGTTACGGCTAACTGACGATACCGGGATTGTACAACATGCCAAATACGGGATCCCGAATTTAAAAGAGGGGTATTGTTTGGATGATAACGCCCGCGCGCTTATTATGGCGCTGATGGCCTACCAACGTAACGGGAGTCGTGAAGCATTTGAACTGCTGCCCATTTACCTGAGCTATATCCACTATATGCAAACGGATGACGGTAACTTCCGCAACTTCCTGAGTTTTGACAGGCGGTATTTGGACGAAATTGGATCTGAAGATTCATTTGGCCGTACCATTTGGGCCCTTGGCCATTTGATCGGCTGCGCGGCCAGCAACTCATACCGTGAATTTGCGCTGGAGATCTTCCATAAATCGGTGCCGCATTTTGCAGCGTTGAAACATTTAAGAGGTGTGGCCAATACCATAATCGGTATCAGTCTTTACCTGCAGGTTTATCCTACTGATGAGGGCATGGTTAAAATATTAGCCAACCTCACCCAGCCATTGATTGATGCCTATAATAACACCCAGTCCGACGATTGGCAATGGTTTGAGGAAAAGATGACTTATGATAACGCCATTCTTCCGTTAGCCCTGCTGCACTCATGCGAGATCACCGGTAATGAGGAAGCTAAGAAGATAGCCATGGCAACCATGGCCTTCCTTGATCAGCTTACCTTATCGAACGGGTATTTAAGTCCTGTAGGTAATGATGGCTGGTATTACCGTGGTGGCACTTTCCCTACGTTTGATCAGCAGGCTATTGAAACCATGGCCATGGTGCTGATGCATTTTCAGGCATACCAGATCTTCAGGATCCCGCAGTATATTGAAAAAATGTTCCTGAGCTATAAATGGTTCCTTGGCGAAAATACTTTGCGGGCACCGCTGTATGACCATGAAACCAAAGGCTGCTGCGATGGTTTGCTGCCCGGCGGCATAAACCGTAACCAGGGAGCCGAAAGTACGCTGGCCTACCTGATATCGCACCTTACGGTATTGAAAGCTTTTGAACTGGAATATGAGTATAATAAATACGGCCAAAAAATGCAGATCTGTTAA
- a CDS encoding glycosyltransferase family 4 protein codes for MKVAVLAPVAWRTPPRHYGPWEQIASNIAEGVIKMGAEVTLFATGDSITAGALDAICATGYEEDRTQDAKVLECLHISNLMEKAGQFDIIHNNFDFLPLTYSGLIKTPLITTIHGFSSSKIIPVYKKYNSRGHYVSISNADRSPELDYLATVYNGLDTRDFQFYEQPDNYLLYFGRIHPDKGTAEAIDIAKKSKRKLLIAGIVQDADYFKEKIEPLLSADIEYIGHAGPDKRRELLGRAYALLHPISFDEPFGLSVAEAMLCGTPVIAFNRGSMPELIKNAETGFLVNTVDEAAQAVDWLNQISRADCYNWANSQFSSDKMVKDYWELYNRILG; via the coding sequence ATGAAGGTAGCTGTATTAGCCCCTGTTGCCTGGCGCACACCGCCCAGGCACTACGGGCCCTGGGAGCAAATAGCATCAAATATAGCCGAAGGGGTCATTAAAATGGGCGCGGAGGTAACACTCTTCGCCACGGGCGATTCGATAACCGCAGGTGCGCTCGATGCCATTTGTGCCACAGGTTACGAGGAAGACAGAACACAGGATGCCAAAGTGCTGGAATGCCTGCATATCAGTAACCTGATGGAAAAGGCTGGTCAGTTCGATATCATTCATAATAATTTTGATTTTTTGCCGCTTACCTATTCAGGTCTGATTAAAACGCCGTTGATCACTACTATTCACGGGTTTTCATCATCAAAGATCATCCCGGTTTATAAAAAATATAATAGCCGGGGGCATTACGTTTCCATCAGCAATGCCGACCGTAGTCCGGAGCTTGATTATTTAGCCACGGTATACAACGGCCTTGATACCCGCGATTTTCAGTTTTATGAGCAGCCGGATAATTACCTGTTGTACTTCGGTCGCATCCATCCCGATAAAGGCACTGCTGAAGCTATCGATATCGCCAAAAAAAGTAAACGAAAATTGCTGATAGCCGGTATAGTTCAGGATGCGGATTACTTTAAGGAAAAGATAGAGCCGTTGCTTTCTGCGGATATAGAATATATTGGCCATGCCGGGCCTGATAAGCGGCGGGAACTTTTAGGCAGGGCTTATGCGCTATTGCATCCCATCAGCTTTGATGAGCCTTTCGGCTTGAGCGTGGCTGAAGCAATGCTTTGCGGCACGCCGGTCATAGCTTTTAACCGCGGCTCTATGCCCGAATTAATCAAAAACGCAGAGACCGGCTTTTTGGTTAATACGGTTGATGAAGCCGCCCAGGCGGTTGACTGGCTTAATCAGATCAGCAGGGCTGATTGTTACAATTGGGCAAATTCGCAGTTTTCGAGTGATAAAATGGTGAAGGATTATTGGGAGCTGTATAATAGGATATTGGGATAA
- a CDS encoding M3 family oligoendopeptidase has product MIHKKTRTYIPASLDIKWETLEPFYKELLNRPINSVEELEKWLRDKSELEAALEEDFAWRYIRMTCDTTSEDLLQKFQYFATEIEPKIAPYSNELNKKLVASAFVDKLDGEKYFIFLRAVKKALELFREENIPVQTEIQVEQQKYQSITGSMSVHVDDKEFTLEQASVFLKGTDRAKRQEVWEKITSRRLQDKDKLDELFDHLRKLRHTVATNANFENFRDYMFQALGRFDYTPQDCYAFHAAIETEIVPILRIQAEKRREALDLPALKPWDMDVDISGKPALKPFQNGDDLIEKSIQCFSNINRYLGERLEIMKDNGLFDVESRKGKAPGGYNYPLAETGAPFIFMNSANTFRDLTTMVHEGGHAVHTFLTADLELNDFKHCPSEVAELASMSMELISMDNWNVYFDNEEDLKRAKRDQLVDVLKTLPWVAVVDQFQHWIYTNPDHTDADRTTAWIEIFEPFGAGFADWSEHREALANLWQKQLHIFEVPFYYIEYGMAQLGAIAVWKNYKENPEKGLQQYLDALKLGYTKTIKEIYETAGIKFDFSAAYVKELAEFVKAELDKLN; this is encoded by the coding sequence ATGATCCACAAAAAAACGAGAACATATATCCCGGCTTCCCTTGATATTAAATGGGAAACCCTTGAACCTTTTTATAAAGAATTATTAAATCGCCCTATTAACTCAGTTGAAGAACTGGAGAAATGGCTGCGCGATAAAAGTGAGCTGGAAGCTGCATTAGAGGAAGATTTTGCCTGGCGCTATATCCGGATGACCTGCGATACCACCAGCGAAGATCTGCTTCAAAAGTTCCAGTACTTTGCCACCGAAATTGAACCTAAAATTGCCCCATACAGTAACGAACTGAACAAAAAACTGGTCGCCAGCGCGTTTGTTGATAAACTGGACGGCGAAAAATATTTCATCTTTTTGCGTGCTGTAAAAAAAGCATTGGAGCTTTTCCGCGAGGAAAATATCCCGGTACAAACCGAGATCCAGGTGGAACAGCAAAAGTATCAGTCCATCACCGGTTCCATGTCTGTTCATGTTGATGATAAGGAATTTACTTTAGAACAAGCTTCCGTATTTTTAAAAGGTACCGACCGTGCTAAGCGCCAGGAAGTTTGGGAAAAGATCACCAGCCGTCGTTTACAGGATAAAGACAAACTTGATGAACTTTTCGACCATTTGCGCAAGCTTCGCCACACCGTAGCAACAAACGCTAATTTTGAGAACTTCCGCGATTATATGTTCCAGGCTTTAGGCCGTTTCGATTATACCCCGCAGGATTGTTACGCTTTTCATGCAGCTATTGAAACCGAAATAGTCCCTATCCTCAGAATACAAGCCGAAAAACGCCGCGAGGCTTTGGATCTGCCCGCGCTTAAGCCCTGGGATATGGACGTAGATATATCTGGTAAACCAGCCCTCAAACCATTCCAGAATGGCGATGACCTGATCGAAAAATCCATCCAGTGCTTCAGCAATATCAACCGCTATTTGGGCGAACGTCTGGAGATCATGAAAGATAATGGCCTGTTTGATGTAGAAAGCCGTAAGGGCAAAGCCCCCGGTGGTTATAACTACCCGCTGGCTGAAACCGGCGCACCTTTCATTTTCATGAACTCGGCCAATACTTTTCGTGATTTAACCACCATGGTTCATGAAGGTGGCCACGCAGTGCATACCTTCCTTACCGCCGATCTGGAACTGAATGATTTTAAACACTGCCCATCTGAAGTGGCCGAACTTGCTTCCATGTCGATGGAGCTGATCTCGATGGATAACTGGAACGTTTATTTTGATAACGAAGAAGATTTGAAACGCGCCAAACGTGATCAGTTGGTTGATGTTTTGAAAACCCTGCCCTGGGTGGCTGTAGTCGATCAGTTTCAGCACTGGATCTATACTAATCCAGACCATACCGATGCTGACCGTACCACAGCCTGGATAGAGATCTTTGAACCATTCGGTGCCGGTTTTGCCGATTGGAGCGAACATCGCGAAGCATTAGCAAATCTTTGGCAAAAACAATTGCACATCTTCGAGGTGCCTTTTTACTATATTGAATACGGCATGGCCCAGTTAGGCGCTATAGCTGTATGGAAAAACTACAAAGAAAATCCTGAAAAGGGCTTGCAACAATACTTAGATGCCCTTAAACTCGGCTATACTAAAACTATTAAGGAGATCTACGAAACCGCAGGGATTAAGTTTGATTTCAGCGCGGCTTATGTAAAAGAACTGGCTGAGTTTGTTAAGGCCGAGTTGGATAAATTGAATTAA
- a CDS encoding NAD-dependent epimerase/dehydratase family protein, translated as MHTILGAGGPVANALTKELINHNETIRLVSRKPVNTTNDKVTWQKADLLNYDEVLSAVKGSTVIYLVAGLVYDKDIWRAQWPVIMQNVINVTRATGARLIFFDNVYMYGLVNGSMTEETPYKPNSVKGEIRAGIAEMLMNEVKAGNINATIARAPDFYGTDSTNSFIDMMVLSNYSKKQSAKWIGDPHCKHNFIYVPDAGKAMFLLGQNPDSDNQIWHLPTPPAITGKQFLAIAAGVYKVKPKYTRVNKVMLWMLGLFKKVVMGTVEMYYQYDHDYIFDSSKFEKAFNFKPTSYEDAITEMSETFYKS; from the coding sequence ATGCATACTATATTAGGAGCCGGCGGTCCGGTAGCAAACGCCCTCACCAAAGAATTAATCAACCATAACGAAACCATCCGTTTAGTTAGCCGCAAGCCGGTTAACACCACTAACGATAAAGTAACCTGGCAAAAAGCCGATCTGCTCAATTACGATGAAGTACTGTCGGCAGTAAAAGGATCGACAGTAATTTATCTCGTTGCCGGCCTGGTTTATGATAAAGACATTTGGCGGGCACAGTGGCCCGTAATCATGCAAAACGTAATCAACGTTACCAGAGCCACCGGCGCACGTTTAATATTTTTTGATAACGTTTACATGTACGGGCTGGTTAACGGCTCCATGACCGAAGAAACGCCATATAAACCCAACAGCGTTAAAGGTGAGATCCGTGCAGGCATTGCCGAAATGCTGATGAACGAGGTTAAAGCGGGAAACATCAACGCAACCATTGCCCGCGCACCTGATTTTTATGGCACCGACTCAACCAATAGCTTTATTGATATGATGGTGTTGAGCAACTACTCTAAAAAACAAAGCGCCAAATGGATTGGAGATCCCCATTGTAAACACAATTTTATTTATGTGCCCGATGCGGGTAAAGCCATGTTTTTGCTTGGACAAAATCCGGATAGCGACAACCAGATCTGGCACCTCCCTACCCCGCCTGCCATCACCGGTAAACAGTTTTTGGCTATTGCCGCCGGGGTTTATAAAGTTAAACCCAAATATACGCGCGTTAATAAAGTAATGCTATGGATGCTTGGCCTGTTTAAAAAAGTGGTAATGGGTACTGTAGAAATGTACTACCAGTACGATCACGATTATATTTTCGACAGTAGCAAATTTGAGAAAGCATTCAACTTTAAACCAACAAGCTATGAGGATGCGATAACTGAGATGTCGGAAACGTTTTATAAGTCTTAA
- a CDS encoding Crp/Fnr family transcriptional regulator, which yields MDPLTALQKFRQYFERYVPLTDEEWQALSQYLTVDALKKKRFYVEAGKVCDHIGLVVKGSVRYYHVKDGEEITGYFSFEDEMLSSYKSFLTRTPAANYIQALEDSVIVNLSHKNLKQACMNELLSFKMERFGRLTAEHYLICYEERITAFITQSPEERYSDLLQTGGEALYRIPQHYIANYLGITPVSLSRIRRRIMKISA from the coding sequence ATGGATCCACTAACCGCCCTCCAAAAATTTCGGCAATATTTTGAAAGATATGTTCCGCTTACCGACGAAGAGTGGCAGGCTTTATCACAATACCTAACGGTAGATGCCTTAAAAAAGAAAAGGTTTTATGTTGAAGCCGGTAAAGTATGTGATCATATCGGCCTGGTGGTAAAAGGTTCTGTGCGTTATTACCATGTAAAAGACGGCGAGGAAATAACCGGCTATTTCAGCTTTGAAGATGAAATGCTGAGCTCATACAAAAGTTTCCTCACCCGTACCCCTGCGGCAAATTATATCCAGGCGCTCGAAGATTCGGTGATTGTGAATTTAAGCCACAAAAACCTGAAACAAGCTTGCATGAATGAATTGCTCAGTTTTAAGATGGAGCGTTTTGGCAGATTAACAGCCGAACACTATCTCATCTGCTATGAAGAACGCATTACCGCTTTCATCACCCAATCGCCCGAAGAGCGTTACAGCGATCTTTTACAAACAGGCGGCGAAGCATTGTACCGCATCCCTCAACACTATATTGCCAATTATTTAGGGATTACCCCAGTTTCGCTATCGCGGATCAGGAGAAGGATCATGAAGATAAGCGCGTAA
- a CDS encoding UbiA-like polyprenyltransferase — translation MKKYLSLVTFAHTIFAMPFAFIGFFLAVTTTQYHFDWLKLVLMVLCMIFARNSAMAFNRYLDRDIDIQNPRTKQRDIPAGRISPKAALTFVIINCLLFITATWFINRLCFFLSPVALFVVMGYSATKRFTALCHLVLGLGLSLAPIGSYLVVTGQFAITPIFFSLSVLCWVSGFDIIYALQDEDFDRSKNLHSIPAYLGKVNALRLSTFLHVLSAVFIMMPAFGTQVGFLYYIGIAFFCAMLVYQHLLVKPNDLSRVNFAFMTTNGIASVVFAVLFLLDRIWIH, via the coding sequence ATGAAAAAATACTTATCCTTAGTAACCTTCGCCCATACCATTTTCGCCATGCCGTTTGCTTTTATCGGCTTCTTTTTGGCGGTAACTACTACGCAATATCATTTCGACTGGCTTAAACTGGTGCTAATGGTGCTTTGCATGATTTTCGCCCGAAACTCGGCGATGGCCTTTAACCGATACCTGGACAGGGATATCGATATTCAAAACCCGCGTACCAAACAGCGTGATATCCCGGCCGGGCGGATCAGTCCAAAAGCAGCTTTAACATTCGTTATTATAAACTGCTTGCTGTTTATTACAGCTACCTGGTTCATCAACAGGCTTTGTTTCTTTTTATCGCCGGTAGCTTTATTTGTGGTGATGGGTTACAGCGCAACCAAACGTTTTACCGCGCTCTGCCATTTGGTATTGGGCTTAGGTTTATCGCTTGCTCCTATCGGCTCTTATTTAGTGGTTACGGGGCAGTTTGCAATTACTCCTATCTTTTTTTCATTATCGGTACTTTGTTGGGTTAGCGGCTTTGATATTATTTATGCCCTGCAGGATGAAGATTTTGATCGCAGCAAAAACCTTCACTCTATCCCAGCTTATCTGGGTAAAGTAAACGCATTAAGATTATCTACCTTTTTGCATGTGCTTTCGGCTGTTTTCATCATGATGCCCGCATTTGGAACTCAAGTAGGCTTCCTGTACTACATCGGTATCGCGTTCTTTTGCGCTATGCTTGTTTACCAGCACCTGCTTGTAAAACCAAACGACCTGAGCCGCGTTAACTTTGCATTTATGACAACCAACGGCATTGCCAGCGTAGTATTTGCTGTATTGTTTTTACTCGACAGGATATGGATCCACTAA
- the yihA gene encoding ribosome biogenesis GTP-binding protein YihA/YsxC — MIVKSAEFICSNSQVSKLPPPVKAEYAFIGRSNVGKSSLINTLTGKKGLAKTSQTPGKTQLINHFLINESWYIVDLPGYGYARASKTEKAKWDKFIHTYLDKRESLQCVMVLIDSRLEPQKIDLEFCNWLGEKGLSFVLVFTKADKQSSIKTDQTIARFKKTLLATFDEMPQFFITSSETQLGRDEILEFIGNINQNFEVPFFQSPLENNKQ; from the coding sequence ATGATCGTAAAATCGGCCGAATTTATTTGCAGTAATAGCCAGGTAAGCAAGTTACCACCACCCGTAAAGGCGGAGTATGCTTTCATCGGGCGCTCAAATGTGGGCAAATCATCCCTTATCAATACCTTAACCGGTAAAAAGGGCCTTGCCAAAACATCGCAAACTCCCGGCAAAACACAGCTGATCAATCATTTTTTGATCAACGAGAGCTGGTACATTGTCGATTTACCTGGTTATGGCTATGCCCGCGCATCAAAAACAGAAAAGGCCAAATGGGATAAATTCATCCACACCTATCTGGATAAGCGCGAAAGCCTGCAATGCGTAATGGTGCTGATAGACAGCCGCCTTGAGCCGCAAAAGATCGACCTTGAATTTTGCAACTGGCTTGGTGAAAAAGGACTTTCCTTTGTGCTGGTGTTTACCAAGGCTGATAAACAATCAAGCATTAAAACAGATCAAACAATTGCCCGGTTCAAAAAAACCCTGCTGGCTACATTTGATGAAATGCCACAGTTTTTCATCACGTCGTCAGAAACACAACTGGGCAGGGATGAGATCCTTGAGTTTATAGGTAATATAAATCAGAATTTTGAAGTGCCGTTTTTCCAATCCCCTCTTGAGAATAACAAACAATGA
- a CDS encoding VOC family protein, with product MNDYKIPAQTRIGHVHLKVSNLQKSLDFYCGLLGFEKMAMYGDQAAFISAGGYHHHIGLNTWHSKGASPAPEYAPGLYHTAILYPERKDLAIILKRLIDARYNITGASDHGVSEAIYLNDPDQNGVELYWDRPKERWPIDEDGNLTMFTRRLDIENLLQLAN from the coding sequence ATGAACGATTATAAAATACCCGCCCAAACCCGCATAGGCCATGTACATTTAAAGGTAAGTAATCTGCAAAAGTCGCTTGATTTTTATTGCGGATTGCTGGGTTTTGAAAAAATGGCAATGTATGGCGACCAGGCCGCCTTTATATCGGCCGGCGGCTATCACCATCATATAGGGTTAAATACCTGGCACAGCAAAGGTGCTTCGCCTGCCCCGGAATATGCACCAGGGCTATATCATACGGCAATTTTATATCCTGAAAGAAAAGACCTTGCAATTATACTTAAAAGACTGATTGATGCCCGTTACAATATTACAGGAGCATCTGATCATGGCGTATCTGAGGCCATCTATCTTAACGATCCGGACCAAAACGGTGTTGAACTTTACTGGGACCGCCCAAAAGAACGATGGCCTATAGATGAGGATGGGAATTTGACCATGTTTACCCGCAGGCTGGATATAGAAAATTTACTGCAACTGGCTAATTAA
- a CDS encoding DUF1080 domain-containing protein produces the protein MKQQFKKLGLVLAAAGLVCVQTSGIPVYDAKPAKQATPAKSTWINLFDGKTLKGWHGFNKKGKVKNWAIIDGALVCLGAAQGDTGGDIVTDKAYTNFELSWEWKIEKGSNSGVIYHVVEDPKYHGPYETGPEYQIIDDTGWPDKLEDWQKTGCDYAMYLPNASKKVAPVGTWNTSKIIFNNGHVEHWLNGKKILAFEAWTSDWKKKKAEGKWKDYPDYGNAKTGLIALQDHGHKAYFRSIKIKEL, from the coding sequence ATGAAACAACAGTTTAAAAAACTTGGTTTGGTACTGGCTGCCGCAGGCTTAGTTTGCGTGCAAACGTCGGGAATCCCGGTTTATGACGCTAAACCTGCTAAACAGGCTACTCCTGCGAAAAGTACCTGGATAAATTTATTTGATGGCAAAACACTAAAAGGCTGGCATGGCTTCAATAAAAAAGGTAAAGTAAAAAACTGGGCCATTATTGATGGTGCCCTGGTTTGTCTTGGTGCAGCGCAGGGCGATACCGGCGGTGATATAGTAACCGATAAAGCTTACACCAATTTTGAGCTTTCATGGGAATGGAAGATAGAAAAAGGCAGTAATAGTGGTGTAATATACCATGTGGTTGAAGATCCGAAATACCATGGCCCCTATGAAACCGGTCCGGAATACCAGATCATTGACGATACCGGCTGGCCCGACAAACTGGAAGACTGGCAAAAAACAGGCTGCGATTATGCCATGTACCTGCCAAACGCTTCAAAAAAAGTAGCCCCGGTTGGCACCTGGAACACCAGCAAAATTATTTTTAATAATGGGCATGTTGAACACTGGCTCAATGGCAAAAAGATTTTAGCTTTTGAAGCCTGGACCAGCGACTGGAAAAAGAAAAAGGCCGAAGGCAAATGGAAAGATTATCCCGACTATGGCAATGCCAAAACCGGCTTAATTGCCCTGCAGGACCATGGGCATAAAGCTTATTTCAGGAGCATTAAAATAAAGGAATTATAA